A region from the Ichthyobacterium seriolicida genome encodes:
- a CDS encoding 4'-phosphopantetheinyl transferase family protein produces MKFKGYKIGEQTEIHVFDMPDHINSSSMIKEGLLSVDSLKLFKKFSSSKRKKEFLYTRMCLKSLGINDDQLLYTPQGKPFLSNSSQFISISHSKQSIAIALSNREIGVDIEEVISNRILSLTDKFLTEREKEIFIDLRDIHIAWGAKESIYKAYGKGGISIKDDINLSKFPKGILTKEKQEIKYDIHTRIINDKNIVLAIEELDL; encoded by the coding sequence TTGAAATTCAAAGGATACAAAATAGGAGAGCAAACTGAAATACACGTTTTTGATATGCCTGATCATATAAATTCATCATCGATGATAAAGGAAGGATTATTGAGTGTTGACAGTTTAAAATTATTTAAAAAGTTCTCTTCTTCAAAAAGAAAAAAGGAGTTTCTATATACTAGAATGTGTCTCAAAAGTTTAGGTATAAACGACGATCAATTGTTATATACTCCCCAGGGTAAACCTTTCTTGTCGAACAGTTCTCAGTTTATTTCCATATCTCATTCTAAACAGTCTATAGCAATAGCACTCAGCAATAGAGAAATAGGTGTAGATATAGAAGAGGTCATATCAAATAGGATATTGAGTTTAACAGATAAGTTTTTAACAGAACGAGAAAAGGAAATATTTATTGATTTAAGAGATATACACATTGCCTGGGGAGCAAAAGAATCCATTTACAAAGCCTATGGAAAAGGCGGCATAAGTATTAAGGATGACATAAATCTATCAAAATTCCCTAAAGGAATATTGACAAAGGAAAAACAAGAGATAAAATACGATATCCATACTAGAATTATAAACGATAAAAATATAGTTTTGGCTATTGAAGAATTAGACTTATAA
- a CDS encoding HU family DNA-binding protein, translating into MNKSELIDAMASDTGSTKENAKKMLESFVSNVENTLSKGGKISLVGFGSFSTSKREAREGRNPQTGQAIQIASKTVVKFKPGSELNNKVN; encoded by the coding sequence ATGAATAAATCAGAACTTATAGATGCAATGGCATCGGATACAGGATCTACTAAAGAAAATGCAAAAAAAATGTTGGAGTCATTCGTTTCTAATGTAGAAAACACTTTATCTAAAGGAGGTAAAATATCTTTAGTAGGGTTTGGTTCTTTTTCTACTTCAAAGAGAGAGGCTAGAGAAGGTAGAAATCCCCAAACAGGACAAGCTATACAGATAGCTTCTAAGACTGTTGTTAAGTTTAAGCCTGGGTCTGAACTTAATAACAAAGTGAATTAA
- a CDS encoding quinol:cytochrome C oxidoreductase, which yields MAIGVISLVYGLLSAPKTIEDLKSHSHGEHSHHSTELVDNNPHNDIEHMTHTLHQLQTRPWSALYVSVFFFMAISLGAACFLSIQNATKAGWAVLVLRIIEGITLFIPVGGILILIVHLSSAFHLNHIFHWMESGITDPNAENYDAIIAGKSGYLNFPFFIIRGVIYVAMWSLLTYLIRKNSLLQKTPGTGMVFWGRSMKYSVIFLVFFAVTSSTSSWDWIMSIEPHWFSTLFAWYIVAGMLATATTTSAIIFIFLRSKGLLKEANNSHLHDLCKYMFAFSIFWTYLWFSQFLLIWYSNIPEEVTYFMTRFEEYKIPFLSMLVMNFVFPVLLLVNADFKRVYWFVIMGGIVILIGHWLDVFIMIMPGSVGSNWSIGIPEIGTTLGVLGLFVYIVMNGISKAPLFPEGNPLLEESKRFHF from the coding sequence ATGGCTATAGGGGTAATATCCCTTGTGTATGGTTTATTATCGGCACCTAAAACCATAGAGGACTTAAAGTCACATTCTCATGGTGAGCATTCACATCACTCGACAGAATTAGTAGATAATAATCCCCACAATGACATAGAACATATGACACATACATTACATCAATTACAAACCCGACCTTGGTCGGCATTATATGTAAGTGTTTTCTTTTTTATGGCTATTTCCCTAGGGGCGGCTTGTTTTTTATCTATTCAAAATGCTACCAAGGCTGGGTGGGCTGTATTGGTTCTCAGAATTATAGAGGGGATAACTCTCTTTATTCCTGTAGGAGGGATTTTGATTTTGATTGTTCACTTATCATCTGCATTTCATCTGAATCATATATTCCATTGGATGGAATCGGGAATAACAGACCCTAATGCAGAGAATTACGATGCTATAATAGCTGGAAAATCGGGATATCTAAACTTTCCATTTTTCATCATAAGAGGAGTTATATATGTGGCTATGTGGTCTTTGCTTACGTATCTAATTCGTAAAAATTCATTACTTCAAAAAACTCCAGGGACTGGCATGGTCTTTTGGGGGAGGTCTATGAAGTATAGTGTGATATTTTTAGTCTTTTTTGCAGTTACTTCTTCTACGTCTTCTTGGGATTGGATAATGTCTATTGAACCTCATTGGTTTAGTACTTTATTTGCTTGGTATATCGTGGCAGGAATGTTAGCTACAGCGACTACTACATCGGCTATTATATTTATCTTTTTAAGATCCAAAGGCCTTCTGAAAGAAGCTAATAATAGTCACCTACACGATTTGTGTAAGTATATGTTTGCATTTAGTATATTTTGGACATACCTATGGTTTTCTCAATTTCTGTTGATTTGGTATTCTAACATTCCTGAAGAGGTTACTTATTTTATGACCAGATTTGAAGAATATAAAATCCCATTCTTATCCATGTTGGTTATGAATTTCGTCTTCCCTGTGTTACTTCTTGTAAATGCTGATTTTAAACGTGTTTACTGGTTTGTGATTATGGGAGGTATAGTAATCTTGATAGGGCATTGGTTAGACGTATTTATTATGATAATGCCTGGCAGCGTGGGGAGTAATTGGAGTATAGGCATACCAGAGATTGGTACTACCTTGGGAGTTTTAGGTTTATTTGTCTATATTGTTATGAATGGCATTTCTAAAGCGCCCCTTTTTCCAGAGGGTAATCCTCTATTAGAAGAGAGTAAAAGATTCCACTTTTAG
- a CDS encoding DUF5018 domain-containing protein, which yields MNAKFSTRSLLFFILLSLIFSCIKSERTADTGEDSKLSSDKIIRLFQLKDSENQGKNLGKEVTVTIDTINFTISLSVPYNAILTGLRFNIETPDNAKITPSSGEEVNFELIADSNPKVYRKIFKVTAQDGSSKDYTVNITKALSGECSIKSFKLINHINTGKKLVKDITGTINPDDFTISLIVPNTAVIEGLKPTIETDFGATVSPANEISQDFISGEAVAYTVTAPNGTKNIYKVTIIKEIAPKLTSFIIQANVDKGVPNQVESVLTHDDDSDTGSISLKFPKGANDINLTGLTSAIQVPDGCVVDPASGEISGEIEGKAFTLLKGDTGSTRVYTVTAVKSPYISRFVFASSGNAGIDSDVVGNIDHSNNTINLVVPSGIDLTSVRLTPTIQVGDAKTITSSPQNFSNPVSYEVVSSTDENFTKTYSVEVRKVSSEAKITKFELEKGYPGSIIDNVAGSDRGRIVVHCVALASRRNTKLPSIEVSRCATVSSTHENGFSRYNIIYEYTVTAEDKKTTKTYDMFMYNQAYAVTKDEVKLEGNDITTASVSVDNDKRVITFSVSSTTNDLTALMLSLNSTRGYFIETSAVQDFSNGKEVRYEFKKYTFGGKRYVSIGYYWVRVTRSL from the coding sequence ATGAATGCAAAGTTTTCTACAAGGAGTTTATTGTTTTTCATACTGTTATCTTTAATTTTTTCCTGTATTAAAAGTGAGAGGACGGCAGATACAGGAGAAGATTCAAAACTGAGTTCGGATAAGATTATTAGGCTATTCCAACTTAAGGATTCTGAAAATCAAGGCAAGAATCTAGGTAAAGAAGTAACAGTTACTATAGATACAATTAATTTTACTATATCGTTATCTGTTCCGTATAATGCTATTTTGACTGGTTTAAGATTTAACATAGAAACTCCAGATAACGCAAAAATAACTCCCTCGAGTGGGGAAGAGGTTAATTTTGAGCTCATAGCCGATTCTAATCCTAAGGTTTATAGAAAAATATTCAAGGTGACAGCCCAAGATGGCAGCTCCAAAGATTACACAGTAAATATAACTAAAGCTTTATCTGGCGAGTGTAGTATTAAATCATTTAAACTAATTAACCATATAAATACTGGCAAAAAACTTGTGAAAGATATAACTGGAACTATAAATCCCGATGACTTTACTATATCTTTAATTGTTCCAAATACTGCAGTTATAGAAGGGTTAAAACCAACTATAGAGACTGACTTTGGTGCTACAGTTAGTCCAGCAAATGAAATATCTCAGGATTTTATTTCTGGCGAAGCTGTAGCTTATACTGTTACAGCTCCAAATGGAACAAAAAATATTTATAAAGTAACTATAATTAAAGAAATCGCTCCGAAATTAACATCTTTTATAATACAGGCTAATGTTGATAAAGGCGTACCAAACCAAGTCGAATCTGTATTGACTCATGATGATGACAGTGATACTGGTAGTATCTCATTAAAATTTCCCAAAGGAGCTAATGATATTAATTTAACAGGATTAACATCTGCCATTCAGGTGCCTGATGGGTGTGTAGTAGATCCAGCTTCTGGAGAAATATCTGGAGAGATTGAAGGTAAAGCTTTTACTTTATTAAAAGGTGATACTGGTTCTACAAGAGTCTATACAGTAACCGCAGTTAAAAGCCCTTATATTAGTCGTTTTGTATTTGCTTCTAGTGGCAATGCTGGTATAGATTCTGACGTAGTTGGAAATATTGACCATAGTAACAACACTATAAATCTAGTTGTGCCTAGTGGTATTGATTTAACTTCTGTTAGGTTAACACCTACAATTCAAGTGGGAGATGCTAAAACAATTACTAGTTCTCCTCAAAATTTTAGTAATCCTGTAAGTTATGAGGTAGTATCTTCTACTGACGAGAATTTTACTAAGACATATTCTGTTGAAGTAAGGAAAGTGTCATCTGAGGCTAAAATCACAAAATTTGAATTAGAAAAGGGATATCCTGGTAGTATTATAGATAATGTTGCTGGCAGTGATAGGGGTAGGATAGTTGTGCATTGTGTTGCTTTAGCTTCAAGAAGAAACACTAAGCTTCCTTCTATAGAAGTATCAAGATGTGCTACTGTAAGTAGTACGCATGAAAATGGTTTTAGTCGTTATAATATTATCTATGAATATACCGTAACAGCTGAGGACAAAAAAACAACAAAAACTTATGATATGTTTATGTATAATCAGGCTTATGCTGTAACTAAAGATGAAGTGAAACTAGAAGGAAATGATATTACTACAGCTTCTGTATCTGTTGATAATGATAAAAGAGTTATAACTTTTTCTGTGTCTTCCACTACTAATGATTTAACAGCTTTAATGTTGTCCTTAAACTCTACTAGAGGATATTTCATAGAAACTAGCGCAGTTCAAGATTTTTCTAATGGGAAAGAAGTAAGGTATGAGTTTAAGAAATATACATTTGGTGGGAAGAGATATGTGTCTATAGGTTATTACTGGGTAAGGGTAACTAGGTCTCTTTAA
- a CDS encoding c-type cytochrome: MKSNIIIALKFLIVVMFISSCGQRDKSKPNKVYMPDMYYSLAYEPYSYNENFADKSSARKPVAGTVKRGFVPYDMPNTTEGYQLSKTKVVSPLEKNEDNLRNGKANFNIYCALCHGEKGDGQGILVQNEKILGVPDFSKVRLPDITEGSIFHVITYGKGIMGSHASQLTKKERWEIVQYVEKLRNDL, translated from the coding sequence ATGAAGAGTAATATAATCATAGCCCTAAAATTTTTAATTGTTGTAATGTTTATTTCTTCTTGTGGTCAAAGAGATAAGAGTAAACCAAATAAAGTTTATATGCCAGATATGTACTATTCGTTGGCCTATGAACCATATAGTTATAATGAAAATTTTGCGGATAAGTCCTCAGCGAGGAAACCAGTAGCTGGAACTGTAAAAAGAGGGTTCGTCCCTTATGATATGCCAAATACAACCGAAGGATATCAGTTGTCCAAGACAAAAGTGGTATCTCCATTGGAAAAAAATGAAGATAATTTGCGCAATGGAAAAGCAAATTTTAACATATACTGTGCCCTTTGTCATGGAGAGAAAGGTGATGGACAAGGAATTTTAGTGCAAAATGAAAAGATTCTAGGGGTGCCAGATTTCAGCAAAGTAAGGCTCCCAGATATAACAGAAGGTAGTATTTTTCACGTTATAACCTATGGAAAGGGAATAATGGGATCCCATGCTTCTCAATTAACTAAAAAAGAGAGATGGGAAATAGTTCAGTATGTAGAAAAGTTAAGAAATGATTTGTAA
- a CDS encoding DUF2797 domain-containing protein — MHTEYASPVRYFLNTESGYIELNKLISREFSIEHLSSKCVFCEKTVDKIYRQGHCYSCFWESPQTNESIFRPELSKAHLGIEVKDLEWEKKIELQPHVVYLAITDDIKIGITRKSGLPTRWIDQGAIRAISIAETPNRYLAGLIEVSLKEIFRDKTNWRKMLTNEISEIDIYKQRDRAIKYLDEDLKVYLINDSSICDINYPLESRLNSIKTLNIEKESKFQSTLKGIKGQYLVFENDTVFNIRNNQGEVIKIKL, encoded by the coding sequence ATGCATACAGAGTATGCCAGTCCAGTTAGATATTTCCTAAATACAGAATCTGGTTATATAGAATTAAACAAATTAATATCTAGGGAGTTCAGTATAGAACACCTGAGCTCTAAGTGTGTCTTCTGTGAGAAAACAGTTGATAAAATCTATCGTCAGGGACATTGTTATTCGTGTTTTTGGGAATCACCTCAAACTAATGAAAGCATTTTTAGGCCAGAGTTGAGCAAAGCACATTTAGGAATAGAAGTAAAGGACTTAGAATGGGAAAAAAAAATAGAATTACAGCCACATGTAGTATATCTAGCCATAACAGATGATATAAAAATAGGCATAACTCGCAAAAGTGGATTACCCACGCGATGGATTGATCAAGGAGCTATAAGAGCTATATCAATTGCTGAAACACCAAATAGATATTTAGCTGGCTTAATTGAAGTCTCTCTAAAAGAGATATTTAGAGATAAGACTAATTGGAGAAAAATGTTAACAAATGAAATTTCAGAAATAGATATCTATAAGCAAAGAGATAGAGCGATTAAATATCTAGATGAAGATTTAAAAGTCTACTTGATAAACGATAGTAGCATTTGTGATATAAATTACCCCTTAGAATCTAGATTAAACAGTATAAAAACTCTAAATATTGAAAAAGAATCTAAGTTTCAAAGCACTTTGAAAGGTATAAAAGGACAATACTTAGTGTTCGAAAATGACACTGTTTTTAACATCAGAAATAACCAAGGGGAAGTGATAAAAATTAAATTATAA
- the nrfD gene encoding NrfD/PsrC family molybdoenzyme membrane anchor subunit, giving the protein MGSHYESPVREALIEGDKTYHDITLDIVAPIEGKATKFWWCMFTISAIVALWGFGCMAYTIGVGIGVWGLNKTVGWAWDITNFVWWVGIGHAGTLISAVLLLFRQKWRMSINRSAEAMTIFAVVQAGLFPIIHMGRPWLAYWVLPLPNQFGSLWVNFNSPLLWDVFAISTYLTVSLVFWYVGLVPDFAMIRDRAVNPLTKKIYRFFSFGWTGRAKHWQRFEEVSLVLAGLATPLVLSVHTIVSMDFATSVIPGWHTTIFPPYFVAGAVFSGFAMVQTLLIVMRRVINVECYITIRHIELMNIIIMVTGSIVGVAYITELFIAWYSGVEYEQYAFLNRATGPYWWAYWIMMTCNVISPQLMWIRKLRRNIVFTFILSIFVNVGMWFERFVIIVTSLHRDYLPSSWTMFSPSFVDLGIYVGTIGFFFVLFLAYSRTFPVIAQAELKTILKSSGEEYKKKHK; this is encoded by the coding sequence ATGGGTAGTCATTACGAATCTCCAGTAAGAGAAGCCTTAATAGAAGGGGATAAAACTTATCATGATATTACTCTGGATATAGTTGCACCTATAGAGGGTAAAGCTACTAAGTTCTGGTGGTGTATGTTTACAATATCTGCCATTGTAGCTCTTTGGGGCTTTGGCTGTATGGCGTATACTATAGGTGTAGGAATAGGTGTTTGGGGTTTAAATAAAACTGTAGGATGGGCATGGGACATTACTAATTTCGTTTGGTGGGTTGGTATAGGACATGCTGGAACTCTTATATCTGCTGTTTTATTACTCTTTCGTCAAAAGTGGAGGATGTCTATAAACAGGTCTGCTGAGGCTATGACAATTTTTGCTGTGGTACAAGCTGGGTTATTTCCTATAATCCATATGGGGCGACCTTGGTTAGCTTATTGGGTTTTACCTTTACCAAATCAATTTGGTTCCCTTTGGGTAAACTTTAACTCTCCCTTACTTTGGGATGTATTTGCCATATCTACGTATTTAACTGTATCATTAGTATTCTGGTATGTAGGTCTGGTTCCAGACTTTGCTATGATAAGAGATAGAGCAGTAAATCCACTTACTAAAAAGATATATAGATTTTTTAGCTTTGGATGGACTGGCAGAGCTAAGCATTGGCAAAGATTCGAGGAAGTTTCCTTAGTATTAGCAGGTTTAGCTACACCTCTAGTTCTTTCAGTTCATACTATAGTATCTATGGACTTTGCTACTTCTGTAATACCTGGTTGGCATACGACCATCTTTCCTCCTTATTTTGTGGCTGGGGCTGTGTTTTCAGGGTTTGCAATGGTTCAGACACTTTTGATAGTTATGAGAAGAGTTATAAACGTAGAATGCTATATTACCATCAGACATATAGAATTGATGAATATCATAATTATGGTAACAGGATCTATAGTTGGTGTAGCGTATATAACGGAATTATTTATAGCCTGGTACTCAGGTGTTGAATATGAACAATATGCGTTTTTAAACAGAGCTACAGGCCCTTATTGGTGGGCTTATTGGATAATGATGACTTGTAATGTCATATCTCCGCAGTTGATGTGGATTAGAAAATTGAGAAGAAACATAGTATTTACATTTATATTATCAATATTTGTGAATGTAGGTATGTGGTTCGAGAGGTTTGTGATTATAGTTACCTCTTTGCATAGGGATTATCTTCCTTCATCTTGGACAATGTTTTCTCCATCATTTGTAGATTTGGGTATCTATGTAGGGACGATTGGTTTTTTCTTTGTCTTATTTTTAGCATACTCTAGGACTTTTCCAGTTATAGCTCAAGCTGAGTTGAAGACTATATTAAAATCCTCAGGTGAGGAATACAAAAAAAAGCATAAGTAA
- a CDS encoding DUF3341 domain-containing protein translates to MGSNYKTILAVFDDDDIVLGSVKRLREEGYYVEEVFSPFPIHGLDKAMGLAPTRMGITSFIYGCCGLTFAILLTSYMMNYDWIQDIGGKPANSWFYNMPSFVPIMFELTVFCAAHLMVFTFFFRCDLYPGKMEDSPDIRITDDKFVMEVVLEGDEDKLKDLLRETGAIEIKNKP, encoded by the coding sequence ATGGGCAGTAACTATAAAACTATTTTAGCAGTATTTGACGATGATGACATCGTATTAGGTAGTGTTAAGAGACTCCGAGAAGAGGGGTATTATGTGGAAGAAGTCTTTTCTCCTTTTCCTATTCATGGATTAGATAAGGCTATGGGGCTAGCCCCAACTAGAATGGGCATAACCTCTTTTATATATGGTTGTTGTGGTTTGACTTTTGCTATTTTGTTGACATCTTATATGATGAACTACGACTGGATTCAAGATATAGGGGGTAAACCTGCTAATAGTTGGTTTTATAATATGCCTTCATTCGTACCAATCATGTTTGAGTTGACTGTATTTTGTGCTGCGCACCTGATGGTATTCACTTTTTTCTTCAGATGTGATTTATATCCAGGAAAGATGGAAGATAGTCCTGATATCAGAATTACTGATGATAAATTTGTCATGGAAGTAGTTTTAGAAGGAGACGAAGATAAGTTGAAGGATTTACTTAGGGAAACTGGTGCCATTGAAATTAAAAATAAGCCATAA
- a CDS encoding GYDIA family GHMP kinase, translating to MQFYSNGKFLLTGEYFVLKGALSLALPLTKGQTMFVSNTSKKRLLEWKAYDLNDQLWFTSDFDIETLQILACSHMETASILQDLLKSSTSINPAFLSDKNSVRVETKLTFPLEWGMGSSSTLITNLSEWAEINPFDLMKRSKSFLGSGYDLACAKSQRAIVYDNKESKASWREINFDVPFKDNLYFVYLGNKMSTKKAIEYYNTIDNPIKSISDISHITKEIISVKSLDQFEYLLKEHEKIVSKTLGIPMISESVFSDYKDGIVKSLGAWGGDFVMFTGNENTPNYLSEKGFKIVIPYSEIII from the coding sequence ATGCAGTTCTATAGCAATGGTAAATTCCTTCTTACTGGAGAATATTTTGTTCTAAAGGGGGCTCTGTCTCTAGCTCTTCCCTTGACAAAAGGACAAACCATGTTCGTTTCTAACACTTCAAAAAAAAGACTATTAGAATGGAAAGCTTATGATTTAAATGATCAATTGTGGTTTACATCTGATTTTGATATAGAGACTCTTCAAATCTTAGCTTGTTCCCATATGGAGACAGCTTCTATACTTCAAGACTTATTAAAGTCTAGCACATCTATAAATCCCGCTTTTCTCAGTGATAAAAATTCTGTTAGGGTAGAGACTAAACTCACCTTTCCCCTTGAATGGGGTATGGGAAGCAGTTCTACTTTAATAACTAATCTATCTGAGTGGGCAGAGATAAATCCCTTTGATTTGATGAAAAGGTCTAAATCATTTTTAGGTAGTGGATATGACCTTGCTTGTGCAAAATCACAAAGAGCTATAGTCTATGATAATAAAGAAAGTAAAGCCTCTTGGAGGGAGATAAATTTTGATGTTCCCTTTAAAGACAATCTATATTTTGTATACCTAGGCAATAAAATGAGTACTAAAAAGGCTATAGAATATTATAATACTATAGATAATCCTATAAAGTCCATATCTGATATTTCTCACATAACTAAAGAGATTATATCTGTAAAATCACTAGATCAATTCGAATACCTTCTCAAAGAACACGAGAAAATAGTTTCTAAAACACTTGGAATCCCGATGATATCTGAGTCTGTCTTTTCAGATTACAAAGATGGTATAGTAAAATCTTTGGGGGCATGGGGAGGAGACTTTGTAATGTTTACTGGAAATGAGAACACACCTAACTACTTATCAGAAAAAGGCTTCAAAATAGTCATACCATACTCAGAAATAATTATATAA